In Streptomyces sp. NBC_01551, one DNA window encodes the following:
- a CDS encoding OB-fold nucleic acid binding domain-containing protein — translation MSAEPRPEKPAKPVRPAGRFRRMIERLSTSQEELHSAELQEDAEAAGCTRICDCHDRQIVKVTGTLRTVTLRPRAGVPALEAELFDGSAALDVVWLGRRSIVGIEPGRRMIASGRISMSHGRRVLFNPKYELRPLGQEH, via the coding sequence ATGAGTGCTGAACCGCGTCCCGAGAAGCCCGCGAAGCCGGTCAGGCCGGCGGGCCGGTTCCGCCGGATGATTGAGCGGCTGTCCACCTCCCAGGAGGAGCTGCATTCGGCGGAGCTGCAGGAGGACGCAGAAGCCGCGGGGTGCACGCGGATCTGCGACTGCCACGACCGCCAGATAGTCAAGGTGACGGGAACACTGCGTACCGTCACCCTGCGGCCGCGGGCAGGCGTACCGGCCCTCGAGGCGGAGCTCTTCGACGGCTCCGCCGCGCTGGACGTGGTCTGGCTCGGACGTCGCTCGATCGTGGGAATCGAACCCGGGCGGCGCATGATCGCCTCCGGACGGATCTCGATGAGCCACGGGCGCCGGGTGCTCTTCAACCCGAAGTACGAACTCCGACCGCTCGGACAGGAGCACTAA
- a CDS encoding DUF3159 domain-containing protein: MTSFDKPITPDPAGEPSEDQKAVTQAALFDAFGGIRGTVETMLPGLLFVMIYTINKDVKMSAIAAGAVAVLLVIVRLLRKDTVKHAFSGVFGVGVGVAFALFTGTAKGFYLPGMIYGAGLGVAFTLSALVGFPLLGVVLGPVFKENLSWRTRNPGRKKAYTKASLAWGIIFLAKYAILFPLYWWGDATQLGWVLIALKLPPMVLAVYFTWVFLAKAPPPIDVIAEWEAKEAAEEAAEKARRSAAG, translated from the coding sequence GTGACGTCATTCGACAAACCGATCACCCCGGACCCCGCGGGCGAGCCCTCCGAGGATCAGAAGGCCGTGACCCAGGCGGCGCTCTTCGACGCCTTCGGCGGCATCCGCGGCACCGTGGAGACGATGCTGCCCGGGCTGCTCTTCGTCATGATCTACACGATCAACAAGGACGTGAAGATGTCCGCCATCGCGGCGGGCGCGGTCGCGGTCCTGCTCGTGATCGTGCGGCTGCTGCGCAAGGACACCGTGAAGCACGCCTTCAGCGGCGTCTTCGGCGTGGGCGTGGGCGTGGCCTTCGCCCTCTTCACCGGCACCGCCAAGGGCTTCTACCTGCCGGGCATGATCTACGGAGCCGGCCTGGGCGTGGCGTTCACGCTCTCCGCGCTGGTGGGCTTCCCGCTGCTGGGCGTGGTGCTGGGGCCGGTGTTCAAGGAGAACCTGTCCTGGCGCACCCGCAACCCCGGGCGCAAGAAGGCGTACACCAAGGCCAGCCTGGCCTGGGGCATCATCTTCCTCGCCAAGTACGCGATCCTCTTCCCGCTGTACTGGTGGGGCGACGCGACGCAGCTGGGCTGGGTGCTGATCGCGCTCAAGCTCCCGCCGATGGTGCTCGCGGTGTACTTCACCTGGGTGTTCCTGGCGAAGGCGCCGCCGCCGATCGACGTGATCGCGGAGTGGGAGGCCAAGGAGGCGGCCGAGGAAGCCGCCGAGAAGGCCCGCAGGTCCGCCGCCGGGTAG
- a CDS encoding TrkA family potassium uptake protein: MRVAIAGAGAVGRSIAGELLENGHEVLLVDKAPTAISVERVPQAEWLLADACEITSLDEAALQRCNVVIAATGDDKVNLVVSLLAKTEYGVPRVVARVNNPKNEWLFNESWGVDVAVSTPRLMSALVEEAVSVGDLVRLLRFSHGDANLVELTLPADSSVAGTQISEIAWPEDTSLVTIIRGNRVLTPHGEETLEPGDELLFVAAQAREEQLEDLLQARH; encoded by the coding sequence ATGAGGGTCGCGATCGCCGGAGCCGGCGCCGTGGGTCGTTCCATCGCGGGCGAGCTGCTGGAGAACGGCCACGAGGTGCTGCTGGTCGACAAGGCTCCGACCGCCATCTCGGTGGAGCGGGTGCCGCAGGCCGAGTGGCTGCTGGCCGACGCCTGCGAGATCACCTCGCTGGACGAGGCGGCACTGCAGCGCTGCAACGTGGTCATCGCCGCGACGGGAGACGACAAGGTCAACCTGGTCGTCTCGCTGCTGGCCAAGACCGAGTACGGGGTGCCCCGCGTCGTGGCGCGGGTCAACAACCCCAAGAACGAGTGGCTCTTCAACGAGTCCTGGGGCGTCGACGTCGCCGTCTCGACCCCGCGCCTGATGTCGGCGCTGGTCGAGGAGGCCGTCAGCGTCGGCGACCTGGTGCGGCTGCTGCGCTTCAGCCACGGCGACGCCAACCTCGTCGAGCTGACCCTGCCGGCCGACTCCTCGGTCGCGGGTACCCAGATCAGCGAGATCGCCTGGCCGGAGGACACCTCGCTCGTCACGATCATCCGGGGCAACCGGGTGCTCACGCCGCACGGCGAGGAGACCCTGGAGCCGGGCGACGAGCTCCTCTTCGTGGCTGCCCAGGCCCGCGAGGAACAGCTGGAGGACCTCCTCCAGGCCCGTCACTGA
- a CDS encoding TrkA family potassium uptake protein, with amino-acid sequence MHIVIMGCGRVGSALAQTLEQQGHTVAVVDQDPTSFRRLGAGFGGRRVTGVGFDQDTLREAGIEEAGAFAAVSSGDNSNIIAARVAREMFGVENVAARIYDPKRAEVYQRLGIPTVATVRWTADQMLRRLLPSGAEPLWRDPSGGVQLAEVHTSAAWIGHKVSKLQEETGVRVAFLTRLGEAMLPTSQTVLQEGDLVHVMMRTDEIAKVEEAFAEGPEEAHA; translated from the coding sequence GTGCACATCGTCATCATGGGCTGCGGAAGGGTGGGCTCCGCCCTCGCGCAGACCCTGGAACAGCAGGGGCATACGGTCGCTGTCGTCGACCAGGACCCCACGTCATTCCGTCGGCTGGGCGCCGGGTTCGGCGGCCGCCGCGTCACCGGCGTCGGCTTCGATCAGGACACCCTGCGGGAGGCCGGGATCGAGGAGGCGGGCGCCTTCGCCGCGGTCAGCAGTGGTGACAATTCCAACATCATCGCCGCCCGCGTGGCCCGCGAGATGTTCGGCGTCGAGAACGTCGCGGCCCGCATCTACGACCCCAAGCGCGCCGAGGTCTACCAGCGCCTCGGCATCCCCACCGTCGCCACCGTGCGGTGGACCGCAGACCAGATGCTGCGCCGGCTGCTGCCCTCGGGCGCGGAGCCGCTGTGGCGCGACCCGAGCGGCGGTGTCCAGCTCGCCGAGGTGCACACCTCCGCCGCCTGGATCGGGCACAAGGTCAGCAAGCTGCAGGAGGAGACCGGCGTCCGCGTGGCGTTCCTCACCCGGCTGGGCGAGGCGATGCTGCCGACCTCCCAGACCGTGCTGCAGGAGGGCGACCTCGTCCACGTGATGATGCGCACGGACGAGATCGCCAAGGTCGAAGAGGCCTTCGCCGAGGGTCCCGAGGAGGCACACGCATGA
- a CDS encoding APC family permease → MSKLTDVPKRILIGRALRSDRLGETLLPKRIALPVFASDPLSSVAYAPGEVLLVLSIAGVSAYHFSPWIALAVVVLMFTVVASYRQNVHAYPSGGGDYEVANTNLGPKAGLTVASALLVDYVLTVAVSISSGVENLGSAVDFVIEHKVLSATVMILLLTLMNLRGVKESGKLFAIPTYVFVGAVFVMIAWGAWRGLVLDDTMKAPTADLEIKPEHQGLAGFALVFLLLRAFSSGCAALTGVEAISNGVPAFRKPKSKNAATTLALMGALAVTMFCGIIGLAMATDVKMAETPSTNLLENGTPVGPDFVQHPVISQVAEAVFGNGSFLFIVLATATALVLFLAANTAYNGFPLLGSILAQDRYLPRQLHTRGDRLAFSNGIVLLAGAAILLVWVYDADSTKLIQLYIVGVFVSFTLSQIGMVRHWNRHLRSEQDPAARSRMKRSRAINTFGAFFTGLVLVVVLATKFTHGAWVALLGMVIFYGTMSAIRKHYDRVADEIAAAEGPSDDSVRPSRVHSIVLVSKVHKPTLRALAFAKLTRSDTLEALSISVDVAETKALREEWERRGINVPLKILDSPYREITRPVVEYVKGLRSENPRDAVSVYIPEYVVGRWYEHLLHNQSALRLKGRLLFTPGVMVTSVPYQLESSELAKRRAKKRAEWNAPGAVRRGPVDTPRPRDPAGK, encoded by the coding sequence GTGTCCAAACTGACCGACGTGCCCAAACGGATCCTGATCGGCCGGGCGCTACGCAGCGACCGCCTCGGAGAAACACTCCTCCCCAAGCGGATCGCCCTTCCTGTCTTCGCGTCCGACCCGCTCTCCTCGGTGGCATACGCCCCCGGCGAGGTTCTGCTGGTCCTGTCGATCGCGGGCGTGTCGGCGTACCACTTCAGCCCCTGGATCGCGCTCGCGGTCGTCGTGCTGATGTTCACCGTGGTCGCCTCGTACCGCCAGAACGTCCACGCCTACCCGAGCGGCGGCGGTGACTACGAGGTCGCCAACACCAACCTCGGGCCCAAGGCCGGACTCACCGTCGCGAGCGCCCTGCTCGTCGACTACGTCCTCACGGTCGCGGTCTCGATCTCCTCCGGAGTCGAGAATCTCGGTTCCGCCGTGGATTTCGTCATCGAGCACAAGGTGCTCTCCGCGACGGTCATGATTCTGCTGCTCACGCTGATGAATCTGCGCGGTGTGAAGGAATCCGGGAAGCTCTTCGCCATCCCGACCTATGTGTTCGTCGGCGCCGTTTTCGTGATGATCGCCTGGGGTGCCTGGCGCGGCCTGGTCCTGGACGACACGATGAAGGCCCCCACGGCCGATCTTGAAATCAAGCCCGAGCACCAGGGGCTGGCCGGCTTCGCGCTGGTGTTCCTGCTGCTGAGAGCCTTCTCGTCCGGCTGTGCCGCCCTGACCGGCGTCGAGGCCATCAGCAACGGCGTCCCCGCCTTCCGCAAGCCCAAGAGCAAGAACGCGGCCACCACCCTCGCCCTCATGGGCGCCCTGGCGGTCACCATGTTCTGCGGGATCATCGGCCTGGCCATGGCCACCGACGTCAAGATGGCCGAGACGCCCTCGACGAACCTGCTGGAGAACGGCACCCCCGTCGGTCCCGACTTCGTCCAGCACCCGGTGATCTCCCAGGTCGCCGAGGCCGTCTTCGGCAACGGCAGCTTCCTGTTCATCGTGCTGGCGACCGCCACCGCGCTGGTCCTGTTCCTGGCCGCGAACACCGCGTACAACGGCTTCCCGCTGCTCGGCTCGATCCTCGCCCAGGACCGCTACCTGCCGCGCCAGCTGCACACCCGCGGCGACCGCCTCGCGTTCTCGAACGGCATCGTGCTGCTCGCGGGCGCCGCGATCCTGCTGGTCTGGGTCTACGACGCCGACTCGACCAAGCTGATCCAGCTCTACATCGTGGGCGTGTTCGTCTCCTTCACGCTGAGCCAGATCGGCATGGTCCGGCACTGGAACCGCCACCTGCGCTCCGAGCAGGACCCGGCCGCGCGCAGCCGGATGAAGCGCTCCCGCGCGATCAACACCTTCGGCGCCTTCTTCACCGGCCTGGTGCTGGTCGTCGTACTGGCCACCAAGTTCACCCACGGCGCGTGGGTCGCGCTGCTCGGCATGGTGATCTTCTACGGCACGATGTCCGCGATCCGGAAGCACTACGACCGGGTGGCCGACGAGATCGCCGCCGCCGAGGGCCCCAGCGACGACAGCGTGCGGCCCTCCCGGGTCCACTCGATCGTCCTGGTGTCGAAGGTCCACAAGCCCACCCTGCGGGCCCTGGCCTTCGCCAAGCTGACGCGCTCGGACACCCTGGAAGCGCTGAGCATCAGCGTGGACGTCGCCGAGACCAAGGCGCTGCGCGAGGAGTGGGAGCGGCGCGGGATCAACGTCCCGCTGAAGATCCTCGACTCCCCGTACCGGGAGATCACCCGGCCCGTGGTGGAGTACGTGAAGGGGCTGCGCAGCGAGAACCCGCGCGACGCCGTCAGCGTGTACATCCCCGAGTACGTCGTCGGCCGCTGGTACGAGCACCTGCTGCACAACCAGAGCGCGCTGCGGCTCAAGGGTCGGCTGCTCTTCACGCCCGGTGTGATGGTCACCTCGGTGCCCTACCAGCTGGAGTCCTCGGAGCTCGCGAAGCGGCGGGCGAAGAAGCGGGCGGAGTGGAACGCGCCGGGCGCGGTGCGCCGCGGGCCGGTGGACACCCCGCGGCCGCGGGACCCGGCCGGGAAGTAG
- a CDS encoding class I SAM-dependent RNA methyltransferase produces the protein MTEQNEKQSLVGEEYEVEVGPVAHGGHCIARTAEGRVLFVRHTLPGEKVVAKVTEGDVDSRFLRADAITVLDASKDRVEAPCPFAGPGKCGGCDWQHAKPGAQRRLKGEVVAEQLKRLAGLTPEEAGWDGTVMPAEGDKLPAGQVPQWRTRVQYAIDEDGNAGLRRHRSHDVELIDHCMIAAPGVSELGIEKQDWPQMASVEAIAASGSGDRQVVLTPRPGGRLPLVELDKPVSVLRVEEKDGGVHRVHGRPFVRERADGRTYRVGMGGFWQVHPQAADTLIKAVMQGLMPRKGEMALDLYCGVGIFAGALAERLGETGAVLGIESTKRAVEDARHNLADFPRVRIEQGKVETVLPKTGITECDLVVLDPPRAGAGKQTVRHIAGLSARRIAYVACDPAALARDLAYFAETGYKVRTLRVFDLFPMTHHVECVAILEPVREDG, from the coding sequence ATGACGGAGCAGAACGAGAAGCAGTCACTGGTCGGGGAGGAGTACGAGGTCGAGGTCGGCCCCGTCGCGCACGGCGGCCACTGCATCGCCCGTACCGCCGAGGGCCGGGTCCTGTTCGTCCGCCACACCCTGCCCGGCGAGAAGGTCGTCGCGAAGGTCACCGAGGGCGACGTCGACTCCCGCTTCCTGCGCGCCGACGCCATCACCGTGCTCGACGCCTCCAAGGACCGCGTCGAGGCCCCGTGCCCGTTCGCCGGCCCCGGCAAGTGCGGTGGCTGCGACTGGCAGCACGCCAAGCCGGGCGCCCAGCGCCGGCTCAAGGGCGAGGTCGTCGCCGAGCAGCTGAAGCGGCTCGCCGGGCTCACCCCGGAGGAGGCCGGCTGGGACGGCACCGTCATGCCGGCCGAGGGCGACAAGCTGCCGGCGGGGCAGGTCCCCCAGTGGCGCACCCGCGTCCAGTACGCGATCGACGAGGACGGCAACGCGGGCCTGCGCAGGCACCGCTCGCACGACGTGGAACTGATCGACCACTGCATGATCGCGGCGCCGGGCGTCAGCGAGCTGGGCATCGAGAAGCAGGACTGGCCCCAGATGGCGTCGGTCGAGGCCATCGCCGCCTCCGGCTCGGGCGACCGCCAGGTCGTCCTCACCCCGCGCCCGGGCGGCCGCCTGCCCCTCGTGGAGCTCGACAAGCCGGTCTCGGTCCTGCGGGTCGAGGAGAAGGACGGCGGTGTCCACCGCGTCCACGGCCGCCCCTTCGTCCGCGAGCGCGCCGACGGCCGCACCTACCGCGTCGGCATGGGCGGCTTCTGGCAGGTCCACCCGCAGGCCGCGGACACCCTGATCAAGGCCGTCATGCAGGGCCTGATGCCGCGCAAGGGCGAGATGGCCCTCGACCTCTACTGCGGCGTCGGCATCTTCGCGGGAGCCCTCGCCGAACGCCTGGGCGAGACGGGCGCGGTCCTCGGCATCGAGTCGACGAAGCGCGCGGTGGAGGACGCCCGGCACAACCTGGCGGACTTCCCCCGGGTCCGCATCGAGCAGGGCAAGGTCGAGACGGTCCTGCCGAAGACCGGCATCACGGAGTGCGACCTGGTCGTCCTCGACCCCCCGCGCGCGGGCGCCGGCAAGCAGACGGTCCGCCACATCGCCGGCCTCTCGGCCCGCCGCATCGCCTACGTGGCCTGCGACCCGGCGGCCCTGGCCCGCGACCTGGCCTACTTCGCGGAAACGGGCTACAAGGTCCGCACCCTGCGCGTCTTCGACCTGTTCCCGATGACGCACCACGTGGAGTGCGTCGCGATTCTGGAGCCGGTGCGCGAGGACGGCTGA
- a CDS encoding Lrp/AsnC family transcriptional regulator, translating into MDAIDREILRELQKDGRLSNQELAARVGLTPSPCMRRVRQLEQDGVIQGYRAVIDPEAVGRGFEVLVSVEVRRDREAVEAFEAALQGIPDVIEAYRLFGSPGCLLRIAVADLRAYERLWIEQLTALSGVTEVNSQIIMKRIKEPTGLPVER; encoded by the coding sequence ATGGACGCCATCGACCGTGAAATCTTGCGCGAGCTCCAGAAGGACGGCCGCCTCAGCAACCAGGAGCTGGCCGCGCGCGTCGGCCTGACCCCCTCCCCCTGCATGCGCCGCGTGCGCCAGCTGGAACAGGACGGGGTGATCCAGGGCTACCGCGCGGTGATCGACCCGGAGGCGGTCGGCCGCGGCTTCGAGGTGCTGGTCTCCGTGGAGGTACGGCGCGACCGCGAGGCGGTGGAGGCGTTCGAGGCGGCCCTCCAGGGCATCCCCGACGTCATCGAGGCGTACCGCCTCTTCGGCAGCCCCGGCTGCCTGCTCCGCATCGCCGTCGCGGACCTGCGCGCGTACGAACGCCTCTGGATCGAGCAGCTCACGGCCCTGTCGGGGGTCACCGAGGTGAACTCGCAGATCATCATGAAGCGCATCAAGGAGCCCACCGGCCTGCCGGTCGAGCGCTGA
- a CDS encoding asparaginase, translating to MGRIVVISTGGTIASRWQGSGFAADAGGSEVMATAPLPEGVTVEVVDLFSVNSPRLTTAHQLTLLRTVHEVLADPGVDGIVVTHGTDTLEESAFLVDLHHHDPRTVVFTGSQLPMGTADGDGPENLYDALLTAASTRGLGVLITFAGRVHAARGTVKTQAVALDAFADPSKELLGKIGFGKVVVLRTPQRPEPLALPAMPEVPPRVDMVMHHADGDAVLLNAAVEAGARGIVLIGTGAGNATPEIVEAVRAAVARGVLVALTTRVAAGPVTEIYTHGGAVDLVAAGAVATGTLRAGQARIAVLSALLASGDRAEQSRILRRTLTPAGPVLIDA from the coding sequence ATGGGACGGATCGTCGTCATCAGCACCGGTGGGACGATAGCCAGCCGCTGGCAGGGATCCGGCTTCGCGGCCGACGCCGGCGGCAGCGAGGTGATGGCCACCGCGCCGCTGCCCGAGGGCGTCACCGTCGAGGTGGTCGACCTGTTCAGCGTGAACAGCCCCCGGCTGACCACCGCCCACCAGCTCACCCTGCTGCGCACCGTGCACGAGGTGCTGGCCGACCCGGGCGTGGACGGCATCGTCGTCACCCACGGCACCGACACGCTGGAGGAGTCGGCCTTCCTCGTCGACCTCCACCACCACGACCCGCGCACGGTGGTGTTCACCGGGTCCCAGCTGCCGATGGGTACGGCCGACGGCGACGGCCCGGAGAACCTGTACGACGCGCTGCTGACGGCGGCGTCGACGCGGGGGCTCGGGGTGCTGATCACGTTCGCGGGGCGGGTGCATGCGGCGCGGGGCACCGTGAAGACGCAGGCCGTGGCGCTGGACGCGTTCGCCGACCCGTCGAAGGAACTGCTGGGCAAGATCGGCTTCGGGAAGGTCGTCGTGCTGCGGACGCCGCAGCGGCCGGAGCCGCTGGCGTTGCCGGCGATGCCGGAGGTGCCGCCGCGGGTGGACATGGTGATGCACCACGCCGATGGTGACGCGGTGCTGCTGAACGCCGCCGTCGAGGCGGGGGCGCGGGGGATCGTCCTGATCGGGACGGGGGCGGGGAACGCGACCCCGGAGATCGTGGAGGCGGTGCGGGCCGCCGTTGCCCGGGGGGTGCTGGTCGCGCTGACCACGCGGGTCGCCGCCGGGCCGGTGACGGAGATCTACACCCATGGCGGGGCGGTGGACCTGGTCGCGGCCGGGGCCGTGGCGACGGGCACGCTGCGGGCGGGGCAGGCGCGGATCGCGGTCCTGTCCGCGCTCCTCGCCTCCGGCGACCGGGCGGAGCAGTCCCGCATCCTCCGCCGGACGCTCACCCCGGCGGGGCCGGTCCTGATCGACGCCTGA
- the meaB gene encoding methylmalonyl Co-A mutase-associated GTPase MeaB, translating to MPRIDIEAYAKGVLDGKRAFIARAITLVESTLPAHRGLAQQLLTELLPHAGRARRIGISGVPGVGKSTFIDAFGTMLTGLGHRVAVLAVDPSSTRTGGSILGDKTRMERLSVDPAAFVRPSPSAGTLGGVAKATRESMIVMEAAGYDVVLVETVGVGQSETTVAGMVDSFLLLSLARTGDQLQGIKKGVLELADVLAVNKADGPHERDAKAAARELAGALRLMHPADAAWTPPVLTCSARESAGLDEVWNRLEQHRRLLDAGGRLAAKRAAQQVEWTWSMVRDELLERLRSNPAVRDLAPALESAVRAGSLTPTLAADRLLTAFSES from the coding sequence ATGCCGAGGATCGACATCGAGGCGTACGCGAAGGGCGTACTCGACGGGAAGCGGGCGTTCATCGCGCGCGCGATCACGCTCGTCGAGTCCACGCTGCCGGCCCACCGGGGGCTCGCGCAGCAGCTGTTGACGGAACTCCTCCCCCACGCGGGGCGAGCCCGGCGCATCGGGATCAGCGGTGTGCCCGGGGTGGGCAAGTCCACGTTCATCGATGCGTTCGGAACGATGCTGACGGGGCTGGGCCACCGTGTGGCGGTCCTCGCCGTGGACCCGTCCTCCACGCGTACGGGCGGCTCCATCCTGGGTGACAAGACCCGGATGGAACGCCTGTCGGTGGACCCGGCGGCATTCGTCCGCCCCTCCCCCTCGGCGGGCACGCTGGGCGGGGTCGCGAAGGCCACGCGCGAGTCGATGATCGTGATGGAGGCGGCGGGCTACGACGTGGTCCTGGTGGAGACGGTCGGCGTGGGCCAGTCGGAAACGACGGTGGCCGGCATGGTGGACTCCTTCCTCCTGCTGTCCCTGGCCCGTACGGGGGACCAGCTCCAGGGCATCAAGAAGGGCGTGCTGGAGCTGGCCGACGTCCTGGCGGTGAACAAGGCGGACGGCCCGCACGAGCGCGACGCGAAGGCGGCGGCGCGTGAACTGGCGGGCGCCCTGCGCCTGATGCACCCGGCGGACGCGGCGTGGACCCCGCCGGTCCTGACGTGCAGCGCGCGGGAGTCCGCGGGCCTGGACGAGGTCTGGAACCGCCTGGAGCAGCACCGACGACTGCTGGACGCGGGGGGCCGGCTGGCGGCGAAGCGGGCGGCGCAGCAGGTGGAATGGACCTGGTCGATGGTCCGCGACGAACTGCTGGAGCGCCTGCGCTCCAACCCCGCCGTCCGGGACCTGGCCCCGGCCTTGGAATCCGCGGTCCGCGCCGGCTCCCTGACCCCCACCCTCGCAGCCGACCGCCTCCTGACCGCCTTCTCCGAATCCTGA
- the scpA gene encoding methylmalonyl-CoA mutase yields the protein MSGTAIPDFSALALNGDGAAASEDQWRTAVKESTGSAGGDLLWETPEGIGVKPLYTGRDLEGLDFLRTYPGVAPYLRGPYPTMYVNQPWTIRQYAGFSTAEESNAFYRRNLAAGQKGLSVAFDLPTHRGYDSDHPRVTGDVGMAGVAIDSIYDMRQLFDGIPLDKMSVSMTMNGAVLPVLALYIVAAEEQGVSPDKLAGTIQNDILKEFMVRNTYIYPPKPSMRIISDIFSFTSQKMPRYNSISISGYHIQEAGATADLELAYTLADGVEYLRAGQAVGLNVDAFAPRLSFFWAIGMNFFMEVAKLRAARLLWARLVKQFDPQNPKSLSLRTHSQTSGWSLTAQDVFNNVTRTCIEAMAATQGHTQSLHTNALDEALALPTDFSARIARNTQLLLQQESGTCRSIDPWGGSAYVEKLTYDLARRAWQHIEEVEAAGGMAQAIDAGIPKLRVEEAAARTQARIDSGRQPVIGVNKYRVESDEAIDVLKVDNSSVRSQQIAKLRRLREERDEAVTQDTLRALTNAAGRGEGNLLALAVDAARAKATVGEISDALEKVYGRHASQIRTISGVYRTEAGESPSVERTRALVDRFEEAEGRRPRILVAKMGQDGHDRGQKVIATAFADLGFDVDVGPLFQTPAEVARQAVEADVHVVGVSSLAAGHLTLVPALREQLAEEGREDIMIVVGGVIPPADVPTLLEMGATAVFPPGTVIPDAAHDLVTRLAADLGHEL from the coding sequence TTGAGCGGCACCGCGATCCCCGATTTCTCCGCACTCGCGCTGAACGGCGACGGCGCCGCGGCGTCCGAGGACCAGTGGCGCACGGCCGTGAAGGAGTCCACCGGCTCCGCGGGCGGCGACCTGCTCTGGGAGACCCCGGAGGGCATCGGCGTCAAGCCGCTGTACACCGGCCGGGACCTGGAGGGTCTGGACTTCCTGCGCACGTACCCGGGCGTGGCCCCGTACCTGCGCGGCCCGTACCCGACGATGTACGTCAACCAGCCCTGGACGATCCGGCAGTACGCCGGTTTCTCCACGGCCGAGGAGTCGAACGCCTTCTACCGGCGCAACCTGGCGGCCGGCCAGAAGGGCCTGTCGGTGGCCTTCGACCTGCCGACGCACCGCGGCTACGACAGCGACCACCCGCGCGTGACGGGCGACGTCGGCATGGCGGGCGTGGCGATCGACTCGATCTACGACATGAGGCAGCTGTTCGACGGGATCCCGCTCGACAAGATGTCGGTGTCGATGACGATGAACGGCGCGGTGCTGCCGGTCCTCGCGCTCTACATCGTGGCGGCGGAGGAGCAGGGCGTCTCCCCCGACAAGCTCGCCGGGACCATCCAGAACGACATCCTCAAAGAGTTCATGGTCCGCAACACCTACATCTACCCGCCCAAGCCGTCGATGCGGATCATCTCCGACATCTTCTCGTTCACCTCGCAGAAGATGCCCCGGTACAACTCCATCTCGATCTCCGGCTACCACATCCAGGAGGCCGGTGCCACGGCCGACCTGGAGCTCGCGTACACCCTCGCCGACGGTGTGGAGTACCTGCGCGCCGGGCAGGCGGTCGGGCTGAACGTGGACGCGTTCGCGCCGCGCCTGTCGTTCTTCTGGGCGATCGGCATGAACTTCTTCATGGAGGTCGCGAAGCTGCGCGCGGCGCGCCTGCTGTGGGCGCGGCTCGTCAAGCAGTTCGACCCGCAGAACCCCAAGTCTCTGTCGCTGCGCACGCATTCGCAGACCTCGGGCTGGTCGCTGACGGCGCAGGACGTCTTCAACAACGTGACGCGCACCTGCATCGAGGCGATGGCGGCGACCCAGGGGCACACCCAGTCGCTGCACACCAACGCCCTCGACGAGGCGCTCGCGCTGCCGACGGACTTCTCGGCGCGCATCGCCCGCAACACCCAGCTGCTGCTCCAGCAGGAGTCGGGGACCTGCCGGTCGATCGACCCGTGGGGCGGCAGCGCGTACGTCGAGAAGCTGACGTACGACCTGGCGCGGCGGGCCTGGCAGCACATCGAGGAGGTCGAGGCGGCCGGCGGCATGGCGCAGGCCATCGACGCCGGCATCCCGAAGCTGCGCGTGGAGGAGGCCGCGGCCCGCACGCAGGCGCGGATCGACTCGGGCCGCCAGCCGGTGATCGGCGTGAACAAGTACCGGGTGGAGAGCGACGAGGCGATCGACGTCCTCAAGGTCGACAACTCCTCGGTGCGCTCGCAGCAGATCGCCAAGTTGCGGCGGCTGCGCGAGGAGCGCGACGAGGCGGTCACGCAGGACACCCTGCGGGCGCTGACGAACGCGGCCGGGCGGGGCGAGGGCAACCTGCTCGCGCTGGCGGTGGACGCGGCGCGCGCGAAGGCGACCGTGGGCGAGATCTCGGACGCCCTGGAGAAGGTGTACGGGCGGCACGCGAGCCAGATCCGTACGATCTCGGGTGTGTACCGCACCGAGGCAGGCGAGTCCCCGTCCGTGGAGCGCACCCGTGCGCTCGTCGACCGGTTCGAGGAGGCGGAGGGACGGCGTCCGCGCATCCTGGTCGCCAAGATGGGCCAGGACGGGCACGACCGGGGCCAGAAGGTGATCGCGACGGCCTTCGCCGACCTGGGCTTCGACGTGGACGTCGGCCCGCTGTTCCAGACCCCGGCGGAGGTGGCCCGCCAGGCCGTCGAGGCGGACGTCCACGTGGTGGGCGTCTCGTCGCTGGCGGCCGGTCACCTGACCCTCGTACCGGCGCTGCGCGAGCAGCTGGCGGAGGAGGGCCGCGAGGACATCATGATCGTGGTGGGCGGGGTGATCCCGCCGGCCGATGTCCCGACGCTGCTGGAGATGGGCGCGACGGCGGTGTTCCCGCCGGGCACGGTGATCCCGGACGCGGCCCACGACCTGGTGACGCGGCTGGCCGCGGATCTGGGCCACGAGCTGTAG